The following coding sequences lie in one Nycticebus coucang isolate mNycCou1 chromosome 18, mNycCou1.pri, whole genome shotgun sequence genomic window:
- the TMEM102 gene encoding transmembrane protein 102 translates to MASAVWGSAPWWGPPPPAPARPLTDIDFCSGAQLQELTQLIQELGVQESWSDGPKPVADLLRAKDFVFSLLGLVHRRDPRFPPQAELLLLRGGIREGSLDLGHAPLGPYARGPHYDAGFTLLVPVFSLDRTEQELQLDLESSYAWLRLPDLVCGNSVRETWQDCLGPPISGGHNLIHRIESEESTKDWQISADQLHGYVTGHEPPVSLEKSLHDVSESELPQHDVTDLVSPDPLKKLSSDVTKAPVGSRVPNSAEAWEAWPTLCPAQVASWFFATLAAVAESLIPVPGAPRLVHAARHAGFTTVLLATPGPPRHVLLFDLIPVVSVAGWPEGARSHSWVGPLAPESASFYLVPGGSTERPDTSCWLLCFARQELALKARIPAPLLQAHAAAQALLRPLVAGTRTAAPYLLRTLLYWACERLPALYLARSENAGACCLGLLDELGRVLEAGTMPHYFLSGRKLRAGDGSAMLLGELARLRGDPARALRTAVEEAKVARKGGGLAGVGTEAH, encoded by the exons ATGGCCTCCGCGGTCTGGGGAAGTGCCCCCTGGTGGGGCCCGCCACCTCCGGCCCCAGCTCGACCGCTCACGGACATCGACTTTTGCTCTGGGGCTCAGCTTCAGGAACTGACCCAGCTGATTCAGGAGCTGGGTGTGCAGGAGAGCTGGAGTGACGGGCCCAAGCCGGTGGCAGACCTTCTTCGGGCCAAGGACTTTGTCTTCTCTTTGCTTG GTCTAGTTCACCGCCGGGACCCCCGTTTTCCTCCCCAGGCAGAGCTCTTGCTTCTTCGTGGTGGGATTCGCGAGGGCTCCCTGGATCTGGGGCACGCACCCCTGGGTCCCTACGCCCGGGGACCTCATTACGATGCTGGCTTCACACTCCTAGTGCCCGTGTTTTCGCTGGACCGCACTGAGCAAGAGCTGCAACTGGACTTGGAATCTTCTTACGCATGGCTCCGCCTTCCAGACCTAGTGTGTGGAAACTCCGTCCGAGAAACGTGGCAGGATTGCCTAGGACCTCCAATTTCAGGAGGACATAATTTGATTCACCGAATCGAGAGTGAAGAAAGTACCAAAGACTGGCAAATCTCGGCGGACCAGCTGCATGGCTACGTCACTGGGCATGAGCCGCCAGTATCTTTGGAAAAATCACTTCATGACGTTTCAGAGTCCGAGTTGCCTCAACATGACGTCACCGACCTTGTTTCTCCGGACCCGCTGAAAAAACTAAGTAGTGACGTCACCAAGGCTCCAGTCGGAAGCCGGGTCCCAAACTCTGCGGAAGCTTGGGAGGCGTGGCCCACTTTGTGTCCCGCCCAGGTAGCTTCCTGGTTCTTTGCTACGCTGGCCGCAGTTGCAGAGTCGCTGATCCCTGTCCCTGGCGCTCCGCGCTTGGTACACGCAGCTCGCCACGCGGGTTTCACCACCGTCCTCCTGGCTACACCTGGGCCTCCGCGCCACGTCTTGCTCTTCGATCTGATCCCAGTGGTGTCCGTGGCTGGCTGGCCCGAAGGGGCTCGTAGCCACTCATGGGTTGGTCCGCTGGCCCCAGAATCGGCTTCCTTCTACCTGGTGCCGGGCGGCAGCACTGAGCGGCCAGACACCTCCTGCTGGCTGCTGTGCTTCGCTCGCCAGGAGCTGGCGCTCAAGGCGCGCATACCCGCCCCCCTTTTGCAGGCTCATGCGGCGGCTCAGGCGCTACTGCGCCCACTGGTGGCTGGAACCCGGACGGCGGCGCCCTACCTTCTGCGGACATTGTTGTACTGGGCGTGCGAGCGGCTGCCCGCGCTCTACCTAGCGCGATCAGAAAATGCAGGAGCCTGCTGCCTCGGGCTGCTAGACGAGCTGGGCCGTGTGCTCGAGGCCGGGACAATGCCTCACTATTTTCTGAGTGGCCGAAAGCTCCGTGCGGGGGACGGCTCCGCTATGCTGCTCGGGGAGTTGGCCCGGCTCCGCGGGGACCCTGCCCGGGCTCTGCGTACCGCTGTAGAGGAGGCCAAGGTTGCACGCAAGGGGGGAGGCTTAGCGGGCGTGGGCACCGAGGCCCATTAA
- the FGF11 gene encoding fibroblast growth factor 11 isoform X4, whose product MAALASSLIRQKREVREPGGSRPVSAQRRQCPRGTKSLCQKQLLILLSKVRLCGGRPKRPDRCPEPQLKGILTKLFCRQGFYLQANPDGSIQGTPEDTSSFTHFNLIPVGLRVVTIQSAKLGHYMAMNAEGLLYSSCHSGRAWYLGMDKEGQVMKGNRVKKTKAAAHFVPELLEVAMYREPSLHSVPETSPSSPPAP is encoded by the exons ATGGCGGCGCTGGCCAGTAGCCTGATCCGGCAGAAGCGGGAGGTCCGCGAGCCCGGGGGCAGCCGGCCAGTGTCGGCGCAGCGGCGCCAGTGTCCCCGCGGCACCAAGTCTCTTTGCCAGAAGCAGCTCCTCATCCTGCTGTCCAAGGTGCGACTGTGCGGGGGGCGGCCCAAGCGGCCGGACCGCTGCCCGG aGCCTCAGCTAAAAGGCATCCTCACCAAGCTGTTCTGCCGCCAGGGTTTCTACCTCCAGGCGAATCCGGATGGGAGCATCCAGGGCACCCCTGAGGACACCAGCTCCTTCA cCCACTTCAACTTGATCCCTGTGGGGCTCCGTGTCGTCACTATACAGAGTGCCAAGCTGGGTCACTACATGGCCATGAATGCTGAGGGGCTACTCTACAGCTCG TGCCATTCTGGCCGGGCCTGGTACCTAGGTATGGACAAGGAGGGCCAGGTCATGAAGGGAAACCGAGTCAAGAAGACCAAGGCAGCTGCCCACTTTGTGCCCGAGCTCCTGGAGG TGGCCATGTACCGGGAACCTTCTCTCCACAGTGTCCCTGAGACCTCTCCTTCCAGTCCCCCTGCCCCCTGA
- the CHRNB1 gene encoding acetylcholine receptor subunit beta isoform X1 yields MTPGALLLLLLGALGTPLAPSVRGSETEGRLREKLFSGYDSSVRPAREVGDRVGVSIGLSLAQLISLNEKDEEMSTKVYLNLEWTDYRLSWDPAEYDGIDLLRITAESVWLPDVVLLNNNDGNFDVALYINVVVSSNGSVRWQPPGIYRSSCSIQVTYFPFDWQNCTMVFSSYSYDSSEVSLQTGLGPDGQEQQEIHIHEGTFIENGQWEIIHKPSRLIQPPGDPREGRERQHQEVIFYLIIRRKPLFYLVNVIAPCILITLLAIFVFYLPPDAGEKMGLSIFALLTLTVFLLLLADKVPETSLAVPIIIKYLMFTMVLVTFSVIFSVVVLNLHHRSPHTHQMPFWVRQIFIHKLPLYLGLKRPKPERDQMPEPPHSSSPGSGWGRGTDEYFIRKPASDFLFPKPDRFQLQLPAPDLRRFIDGPNRAVSLPPELREVLSSISYIARQLQKQEDHDALKEDWQFVAMVVDRLFLWTFIIFTSVGTLVIFLDATYHLPPPVPFP; encoded by the exons ATGACCCCAGGGgcgctgctgctgctactgctgggGGCTCTGGGAACACCACTAGCCCCAA GTGTACGCGGCTCAGAAACCGAGGGCCGACTCCGCGAGAAACTTTTCTCCGGGTATGATAGCTCCGTGAGGCCGGCGCGGGAGGTGGGAGACCGCGTCGGAGTCAGCATTGGTCTCAGCCTGGCGCAACTCATCAGCCTG AACGAGAAGGATGAAGAGATGAGCACAAAGGTGTACTTAAACCTG GAGTGGACTGACTACAGACTGAGTTGGGACCCTGCAGAGTACGACGGCATCGATTTGCTCCGCATCACCGCAGAATCTGTGTGGCTACCTGACGTGGTGCTGCTGAACAA CAATGATGGAAATTTTGACGTCGCTCTATACATTAACGTCGTGGTGTCCTCAAACGGCTCCGTTCGCTGGCAACCCCCCGGCATCTATCGCAGCAGCTGCAGCATCCAG GTCACCTACTTCCCCTTTGACTGGCAGAACTGCACTATGGTGTTCAGTTCCTACAGCTATGACAGCTCTGAGGTCAGCCTGCAGACAGGCCTGGGTCCTGATGGGCAAGAGCAACAGGAAATTCACATTCACGAAGGGACATTCATTG aGAATGGCCAATGGGAAATTATCCATAAGCCCTCTCGGCTTATCCAGCCTCCAGGGGATCctagggaaggaagagaaagacagcatCAGGAAGTCATCTTCTACCTTATCATCCGCCGGAAGCCTCTCTTCTACCTGGTCAATGTCATTGCCCCATGCATCCTCATCACCCTCCTGGCCATCTTCGTTTTCTACCTGCCACCAGATGCAG GAGAGAAGATGGGGCTCTCAATCTTTGCCTTATTGACCCTTACtgtgttcctgctgctgctggcaGACAAAGTGCCTGAGACCTCGCTGGCGGTCCCCATTATTATCAAGTACCTTATGTTCACCATGGTCCTCGTCACCTTCTCAGTCATCTTTAGTgttgtggttctcaacctgcacCACCGCTCACCTCACACCCACCAAATGCCCTTTTGGGTCCGGCAG ATCTTCATTCACAAGCTCCCTCTGTATCTGGGTCTGAAGAGGCCCAAACCTGAGAGAGATCAGATGCCAGAGCCCCCTCACTCTTCTTCTCCGGGAAGTGGCTGGGGCCGGGGAACAGATGAATATTTCATCCGGAAGCCGGCGAGTGATTTTCTGTTCCCCAAACCTGACAG GTTCCAGCTGCAACTGCCTGCCCCGGACCTGCGACGATTTATCGATGGTCCAAACCGGGCTGTTAGTCTACCTCCTGAGCTACGAGAGGTCCTTTCCTCGATTAGCTACATCGCTCGGCAGCTGCAGAAACAGGAAGACCACGATGCG CTGAAGGAGGATTGGCAGTTTGTAGCCATGGTAGTGGACCGCCTCTTCCTGTGGACCTTCATCATATTCACGAGCGTCGGGACCCTGGTCATCTTCCTGGACGCCACGTACCACTTGCCCCCTCCTGTCCCTTTTCCTTGA
- the CHRNB1 gene encoding acetylcholine receptor subunit beta isoform X2, translated as MSTKVYLNLEWTDYRLSWDPAEYDGIDLLRITAESVWLPDVVLLNNNDGNFDVALYINVVVSSNGSVRWQPPGIYRSSCSIQVTYFPFDWQNCTMVFSSYSYDSSEVSLQTGLGPDGQEQQEIHIHEGTFIENGQWEIIHKPSRLIQPPGDPREGRERQHQEVIFYLIIRRKPLFYLVNVIAPCILITLLAIFVFYLPPDAGEKMGLSIFALLTLTVFLLLLADKVPETSLAVPIIIKYLMFTMVLVTFSVIFSVVVLNLHHRSPHTHQMPFWVRQIFIHKLPLYLGLKRPKPERDQMPEPPHSSSPGSGWGRGTDEYFIRKPASDFLFPKPDRFQLQLPAPDLRRFIDGPNRAVSLPPELREVLSSISYIARQLQKQEDHDALKEDWQFVAMVVDRLFLWTFIIFTSVGTLVIFLDATYHLPPPVPFP; from the exons ATGAGCACAAAGGTGTACTTAAACCTG GAGTGGACTGACTACAGACTGAGTTGGGACCCTGCAGAGTACGACGGCATCGATTTGCTCCGCATCACCGCAGAATCTGTGTGGCTACCTGACGTGGTGCTGCTGAACAA CAATGATGGAAATTTTGACGTCGCTCTATACATTAACGTCGTGGTGTCCTCAAACGGCTCCGTTCGCTGGCAACCCCCCGGCATCTATCGCAGCAGCTGCAGCATCCAG GTCACCTACTTCCCCTTTGACTGGCAGAACTGCACTATGGTGTTCAGTTCCTACAGCTATGACAGCTCTGAGGTCAGCCTGCAGACAGGCCTGGGTCCTGATGGGCAAGAGCAACAGGAAATTCACATTCACGAAGGGACATTCATTG aGAATGGCCAATGGGAAATTATCCATAAGCCCTCTCGGCTTATCCAGCCTCCAGGGGATCctagggaaggaagagaaagacagcatCAGGAAGTCATCTTCTACCTTATCATCCGCCGGAAGCCTCTCTTCTACCTGGTCAATGTCATTGCCCCATGCATCCTCATCACCCTCCTGGCCATCTTCGTTTTCTACCTGCCACCAGATGCAG GAGAGAAGATGGGGCTCTCAATCTTTGCCTTATTGACCCTTACtgtgttcctgctgctgctggcaGACAAAGTGCCTGAGACCTCGCTGGCGGTCCCCATTATTATCAAGTACCTTATGTTCACCATGGTCCTCGTCACCTTCTCAGTCATCTTTAGTgttgtggttctcaacctgcacCACCGCTCACCTCACACCCACCAAATGCCCTTTTGGGTCCGGCAG ATCTTCATTCACAAGCTCCCTCTGTATCTGGGTCTGAAGAGGCCCAAACCTGAGAGAGATCAGATGCCAGAGCCCCCTCACTCTTCTTCTCCGGGAAGTGGCTGGGGCCGGGGAACAGATGAATATTTCATCCGGAAGCCGGCGAGTGATTTTCTGTTCCCCAAACCTGACAG GTTCCAGCTGCAACTGCCTGCCCCGGACCTGCGACGATTTATCGATGGTCCAAACCGGGCTGTTAGTCTACCTCCTGAGCTACGAGAGGTCCTTTCCTCGATTAGCTACATCGCTCGGCAGCTGCAGAAACAGGAAGACCACGATGCG CTGAAGGAGGATTGGCAGTTTGTAGCCATGGTAGTGGACCGCCTCTTCCTGTGGACCTTCATCATATTCACGAGCGTCGGGACCCTGGTCATCTTCCTGGACGCCACGTACCACTTGCCCCCTCCTGTCCCTTTTCCTTGA
- the FGF11 gene encoding fibroblast growth factor 11 isoform X1: MAALASSLIRQKREVREPGGSRPVSAQRRQCPRGTKSLCQKQLLILLSKVRLCGGRPKRPDRCPEPQLKGILTKLFCRQGFYLQANPDGSIQGTPEDTSSFTHFNLIPVGLRVVTIQSAKLGHYMAMNAEGLLYSSPHFTAECRFKECVFENYYVLYASALYRQCHSGRAWYLGMDKEGQVMKGNRVKKTKAAAHFVPELLEVAMYREPSLHSVPETSPSSPPAP, translated from the exons ATGGCGGCGCTGGCCAGTAGCCTGATCCGGCAGAAGCGGGAGGTCCGCGAGCCCGGGGGCAGCCGGCCAGTGTCGGCGCAGCGGCGCCAGTGTCCCCGCGGCACCAAGTCTCTTTGCCAGAAGCAGCTCCTCATCCTGCTGTCCAAGGTGCGACTGTGCGGGGGGCGGCCCAAGCGGCCGGACCGCTGCCCGG aGCCTCAGCTAAAAGGCATCCTCACCAAGCTGTTCTGCCGCCAGGGTTTCTACCTCCAGGCGAATCCGGATGGGAGCATCCAGGGCACCCCTGAGGACACCAGCTCCTTCA cCCACTTCAACTTGATCCCTGTGGGGCTCCGTGTCGTCACTATACAGAGTGCCAAGCTGGGTCACTACATGGCCATGAATGCTGAGGGGCTACTCTACAGCTCG CCACATTTCACAGCTGAGTGTCGCTTTAAGGAATGCGTCTTTGAGAATTACTATGTCCTGTATGCCTCTGCTCTCTACCGCCAGTGCCATTCTGGCCGGGCCTGGTACCTAGGTATGGACAAGGAGGGCCAGGTCATGAAGGGAAACCGAGTCAAGAAGACCAAGGCAGCTGCCCACTTTGTGCCCGAGCTCCTGGAGG TGGCCATGTACCGGGAACCTTCTCTCCACAGTGTCCCTGAGACCTCTCCTTCCAGTCCCCCTGCCCCCTGA
- the FGF11 gene encoding fibroblast growth factor 11 isoform X3: MAALASSLIRQKREVREPGGSRPVSAQRRQCPRGTKSLCQKQLLILLSKVRLCGGRPKRPDRCPEPQLKGILTKLFCRQGFYLQANPDGSIQGTPEDTSSFTHFNLIPVGLRVVTIQSAKLGHYMAMNAEGLLYSSWPCTGNLLSTVSLRPLLPVPLPPEMSLDWRLLAFPVSQPPPQPVSQFCCHPCCHTGALSSYVPPGALP; the protein is encoded by the exons ATGGCGGCGCTGGCCAGTAGCCTGATCCGGCAGAAGCGGGAGGTCCGCGAGCCCGGGGGCAGCCGGCCAGTGTCGGCGCAGCGGCGCCAGTGTCCCCGCGGCACCAAGTCTCTTTGCCAGAAGCAGCTCCTCATCCTGCTGTCCAAGGTGCGACTGTGCGGGGGGCGGCCCAAGCGGCCGGACCGCTGCCCGG aGCCTCAGCTAAAAGGCATCCTCACCAAGCTGTTCTGCCGCCAGGGTTTCTACCTCCAGGCGAATCCGGATGGGAGCATCCAGGGCACCCCTGAGGACACCAGCTCCTTCA cCCACTTCAACTTGATCCCTGTGGGGCTCCGTGTCGTCACTATACAGAGTGCCAAGCTGGGTCACTACATGGCCATGAATGCTGAGGGGCTACTCTACAGCTCG TGGCCATGTACCGGGAACCTTCTCTCCACAGTGTCCCTGAGACCTCTCCTTCCAGTCCCCCTGCCCCCTGAAATGTCCCTGGATTGGAGGCTCCTTGCATTCCCAGTGAGCCAGCCACCACCACAGCCTGTCTCCCAGTTCTGCTGTCACCCCTGCTGCCACACAGGTGCCCTGAGCAGCTATGTCCCACCAGGTGCTCTACCATAA
- the FGF11 gene encoding fibroblast growth factor 11 isoform X2, with protein MAALASSLIRQKREVREPGGSRPVSAQRRQCPRGTKSLCQKQLLILLSKVRLCGGRPKRPDRCPEPQLKGILTKLFCRQGFYLQANPDGSIQGTPEDTSSFTHFNLIPVGLRVVTIQSAKLGHYMAMNAEGLLYSSPHFTAECRFKECVFENYYVLYASALYRQCHSGRAWYLGMDKEGQVMKGNRVKKTKAAAHFVPELLEGQARKALAFGSLGSSPALGWGS; from the exons ATGGCGGCGCTGGCCAGTAGCCTGATCCGGCAGAAGCGGGAGGTCCGCGAGCCCGGGGGCAGCCGGCCAGTGTCGGCGCAGCGGCGCCAGTGTCCCCGCGGCACCAAGTCTCTTTGCCAGAAGCAGCTCCTCATCCTGCTGTCCAAGGTGCGACTGTGCGGGGGGCGGCCCAAGCGGCCGGACCGCTGCCCGG aGCCTCAGCTAAAAGGCATCCTCACCAAGCTGTTCTGCCGCCAGGGTTTCTACCTCCAGGCGAATCCGGATGGGAGCATCCAGGGCACCCCTGAGGACACCAGCTCCTTCA cCCACTTCAACTTGATCCCTGTGGGGCTCCGTGTCGTCACTATACAGAGTGCCAAGCTGGGTCACTACATGGCCATGAATGCTGAGGGGCTACTCTACAGCTCG CCACATTTCACAGCTGAGTGTCGCTTTAAGGAATGCGTCTTTGAGAATTACTATGTCCTGTATGCCTCTGCTCTCTACCGCCAGTGCCATTCTGGCCGGGCCTGGTACCTAGGTATGGACAAGGAGGGCCAGGTCATGAAGGGAAACCGAGTCAAGAAGACCAAGGCAGCTGCCCACTTTGTGCCCGAGCTCCTGGAGG GTCAAGCCAGGAAGGCTTTGGCCTTTGGGAGCTTGGGGAGCAGTCCTGCATTGGGTTGGGGTTCCTAG